The Xiphophorus hellerii strain 12219 chromosome 5, Xiphophorus_hellerii-4.1, whole genome shotgun sequence genome window below encodes:
- the tmem184c gene encoding transmembrane protein 184C, with protein sequence MPCSCGNWRRWIRPLVVVLYILLLIVVLPLVIWELQKSGVGTHNKAWFIAGIFVFMTIPISLWGILQHLVHYTQPELQKPIIRILWMVPIYSLDSWIALKYPSIAIYVDTCRECYEAYVIYNFMTFLLNYLERQYPSLVMILEVQEQQKHLPPLCCCPPWPMGEVLLLRCKLGVLQYTVVRPVTTVIALICQLCGVYDEGNFSFKNAWTYLVIFNNMSQLFAMYCLVLFYRALRDELSPIKPVGKFLCVKMVVFVSFWQAVLIALLVKVGIISETRTWDWQSVEAVATGLQDFIICVEMFLAAIAHHFSFTYKPYIQEAEEVSCFDSFMAMWDISDVRADISEQVRNVGRTVMGRPKKSYFGEAQNDGERSGLLSSASQDAIMEAASNQGQYEGLGRTLTPHSLSAPAGLDSAVWEEGHEARTDSNQDNVRTNYTKEPEEADLIVIT encoded by the exons ATGCCTTGCTCCTGTGGGAACTGGAGAAGATGGATTCGGCCGCTGGTCGTTGTGTTGTATATTTTGTTGCTAATTGTCGTCTTACCGCTGGTCATCTGGGAGCTACAGAAATCTGGG GTTGGAACTCACAACAAAGCATGGTTCATTgctgggatttttgttttcatgaccATACCTATATCATTATGGGGCATTCTCCAGCATCTGGTGCACTACACCCAACCAGAGCTCCAGAAGCCTATTATCAG gaTATTATGGATGGTCCCAATTTACAGCTTGGACAGC tggaTTGCGCTAAAGTACCCCAGTATAGCAATTTATGTGGACACGTGCAGAGAATGCTACGAGGCCTATGTCATCTATAACTTCATGACTTTCTTGCTTAACTACCTGGAGCGTCAGTATCCCAGCTTGGTGATGATACTGGAGGTCCAGGAGCAGCAGAAGCATCTCCCACCGCTCTGCTGCTGCCCACCTTGGCCAATGGGAGA GGTGCTGCTGTTGCGATGTAAACTGGGAGTCCTGCAGTACACGGTGGTAAGACCCGTCACAACAGTGATCGCTTT GATCTGTCAGCTGTGTGGCGTTTACGACGAAGgcaattttagctttaaaaatgcCTGGACATACCTGGTTATTTTCAACAACATGTCACAGCTG TTTGCAATGTACTGCCTGGTTCTGTTCTACCGGGCTCTGAGGGATGAGCTGAGTCCCATCAAACCAGTGGGGAAATTTTTGTGTGTCAAAATGGTGGTGTTCGTCTCTTTTTG GCAAGCTGTGCTGATTGCTTTGCTGGTAAAAGTGGGAATAATCTCAGAGACACGTACCTGGGACTGGCAGAGTGTGGAGGCTGTTGCTACTGGCTTACAG GATTTCATCATTTGTGTCGAGATGTTTCTCGCAGCCATCGCTCATCACTTCAGCTTTACCTACAAACCTTACATCCAGGAGGCAGAGGAGGTCTCCTGCTTTGACTCTTTTATGGCCATGTGGGACATCTCAGATGTCAGAGCAGATATTTCTGAACAAGTTCGTAATGTTG GAAGGACAGTCATGGGTCGCCCAAAGAAGTCGTATTTTGGCGAGGCGCAGAATGACGGTGAGCGTTCTGGGCTTCTGTCTTCGGCGTCTCAAGATGCCATCATGGAAGCTGCAAGCAACCAAGGTCAGTACGAGGGGCTTGGAAGAACCCTCACACCGCATTCCTTATCGGCGCCTGCAGGGTTGGACTCGGCTGTGTGGGAAGAAGGCCATGAGGCTAGAACTGACTCAAACCAAGATAATGTAAGGACGAATTATACCAAAGAACCAGAAGAGGCGGATCTCATAGTCATCACTTAG